Proteins co-encoded in one Apodemus sylvaticus chromosome 6, mApoSyl1.1, whole genome shotgun sequence genomic window:
- the Inf2 gene encoding inverted formin-2 isoform X4 codes for MDPLSLEFDKMSVKEGAQRKWAALKEKLGPQDSDPTEANLESAEPELCIRLLQMPSVVNYSGLRKRLESSDGGWMVQFLEQSGLDLLLEALARLSGRGVARISDALLQLTCISCVRAVMNSQQGIEYILSNQGYVRQLSQALDTSNVMVKKQVFELLAALCIYSPEGHALTLDALDHYRTVCSQQYRFSVIINELSDSDNVPYVVTLLSVINAIILGPEDLRTRAQLRSEFIGLQLLDILTRLRDLEDADLLIQLEAFEEVKAEDEEELQRVSDGIDMNSHQEVFASLFHKVSCSPASAQLLSVLQGLLHLEPAGRSGQLLWEALENLVNRAVLLASDAQVRTLEEVVERLLSIKGRPRPSPLDKAHKSVQTNLLQSQGSSSPNITTPTAEMEGQQSRLASPCQRGGSIQSSSTDIAPQPAALEQWIAASPLPTPPLSSSTPVPPPPPPPLPGPGVTSPTPPPPPPLPPPLPGSGTLSPPPPPPLPPHLPGSGVVSLPPPPPPLPGSGAISPPAPPPLPSLPDSHRIQPPPPPPLPGMCPVPPPPPLPSAGQVPPPPPLPGFSVPSTMGGVEEIIVAQVDCGLGSAWVPSHRRVNPPTLRMKKLNWQKLPSNVARERNSMWATLSSPCTAEVEPDFSSIEQLFSFPLAKPKEPCAAPARKEPKEVTFLDSKKSLNLNIFLKQFKCSNEDVTSMIRAGDTSKFDVEVLKQLLKLLPEKHEIENLRAFTEERAKLANADQFYVLLLDIPCYQLRVECMMLCEGTAIVLDMVRPKAQLMLTACESLLTSQRLPVFCQLILKIGNFLNYGSHTGDADGFKISTLLKLTETKSQQSRVTLLHHVLEEVEKSHPDLLQLSRDLEPPSQAAGINLEIIHSEASANLKTLLEAERKVSSSIPEVQKQYAERLQTSIEASRALDKVFEAIEEKKLELADYLCEDPQKLSLEDTFSTMKTFRDLFTRALKENKDRKEQMAKAERRKRQLAEEEARRPRGEDGKPVRKGPGKQEEVCVIDALLADIRKGFQLRKTARGRADAEASGRVAPADPPKAAEPAAASHPTQGTSPTASEPSSDATAAGEPQGWDLVDAVTPSPQPSKEEDGPLALERRSSWYVDASDFLDAEDSPDAQPSEGVWPVTLGAGQALKPLEFSSNKPPGVKSSHQDATDPEALWGVHRSEADSTGEGPEDAAGRGQSTRLPHTGPGEEEDEEDTAPESALDTSLDRSFSEDAVTDSSGSGTLPRVQGRFSKGTSKQRKKRPSRNQEEFVPDSDDIKSKRLCVIQ; via the exons ATGGATCCCCTATCATTGGAG TTTGACAAGATGTCCGTGAAGGAAGGAGCCCAGCGCAAGTGGGCGGCGCTGAAGGAGAAGCTGGGGCCGCAGGACTCAGACCCCACGGAGGCCAACCTGGAGAGTGCCGAGCCTGAGCTGTGCATCCGGCTGCTGCAGATGCCCTCGGTGGTCAACTACTCGGGCCTGCGCAAGCGCCTGGAGAGCAGCGATGGCGGCTGGATGGTGCAGTTCCTGGAGCAGAGCGGCCTGGACCTGCTGCTGGAGGCGCTGGCACGGCTGTCGGGGCGTGGCGTGGCCCGCATCTCGGATGCCCTGCTGCAGCTCACCTGCATCAGCTGCGTGCGTGCAGTCATGAATTCGCAGCAGGGCATCGAGTACATCCTCAGCAACCAGGGCTACGTGCGCCAGCTCTCGCAGG CCCTGGACACCTCCAATGTAATGGTCAAGAAGCAGGTGTTTGAGCTGCTGGCTGCTCTGTGCATCTATTCACCCGAGGGCCATGCACTGACGCTCGATGCCCTGGACCATTACAGG ACGGTGTGCAGCCAGCAGTACCGCTTCAGCGTCATCATAAACGAGCTCTCAGACAGTGACAACGTGCCCTATGTGGTGACCCTGCTGAGTGTGATCAACGCCATCATTCTGGGTCCTGAGGACCTCCGCACTCGTGCCCAGCTGCGGAGTGAGTTCATTG GGCTACAGCTGCTGGACATTCTGACCCGGCTACG CGACTTGGAGGATGCGGATCTGCTGATCCAGCTGGAAGCCTTCGAAGAGGTCAAAGCAGAGGACGAGGAGGAGCTGCAGCGGGTTAGCGACGGGATTGACATGAACAGCCACCAGGAAGTCTTTGCCTCCCTGTTCCACAAG GTGAGCTGCTCCCCGGCGTCGGCCCAGCTGCTGTCAGTGCTGCAGGGTCTCTTGCACCTGGAGCCCGCAGGCCGCTCAGGCCAACTGCTCTGGGAGGCCCTGGAGAACCTGGTGAACCGGGCTGTGCTCCTGGCCAGCGACG CCCAGGTTCGCACCCTGGAGGAGGTGGTCGAGCGACTGCTGTCCATCAAAGGGCGGCCCCGGCCGAGCCCGCTGGATAAGGCCCACAAGAGTGTCCAGACCAACTTACTCCAGAGTCAGGGCagttcctccccaaacatcactACTCCCACAGCTGAAATGGAAGGCCAGCAGTCACGACTGGCTTCTCCCTGCCAACGTGGAGGCAGCATCCAGAGCTCCAGCACTGACATAGCTCCACAGCCCGCAGCCCTTGAGCAGTGGATAGCAGCCTCACCCCTACCTACCCCGccactctccagctccacccctgtgccccctccacccccacctcccctgccAGGCCCAGGGGTCACATCTCCcactccccctccacccccacccttgcCACCCCCTTTACCAGGCTCAGGGACCTtgtcaccccctccccctccccctttgccACCCCATTTGCCAGGTTCAGGGGTTGtatctctccctccacccccacctcccctacCAGGTTCAGGGGCTATATCTCCCCCAGCACCTCCGCCACTTCCATCTCTGCCTGACTCCCACAGGATccagcccccgcccccacccccactccccggcATGTGCCcagttcctccccctcccccactacctAGCGCAGGCCAggtccctccacctcctcccctgCCTGGTTTCTCTGTCCCCTCCACGATGGGCGGTGTGGAGGAGATCATTGTGGCCCAGGTCGACTGCGGCCTGGGCTCGGCCTGGGTCCCCAGTCACCGCAGAGTGAACCCACCCACACTGCGAATGAAGAAGCTGAACTGGCAGAAGTTGCCATCCAATGTGGCACGAG AGCGCAACTCCATGTGGGCCACCCTGAGCAGCCCCTGCACAGCCGAGGTGGAACCTGACTTCTCCAGCATTGAGCagctcttctccttccccttggcTAAGCCCAAGGAGCCCTGTGCTGCCCCCGCCAGGAAGGAACCCAAAGAG GTCACTTTTCTGGACTCCAAGAAGAGCCTGAACCTCAACATCTTCCTGAAGCAATTTAAATG TTCCAATGAAGACGTCACCAGCATGATCCGGGCTGGAGACACAAGCAAGTTCGATGTGGAGGTTCTCAAACAGCTCCTAAAGCTCCTTCCAGAGAAGCACGAG ATTGAGAACCTACGGGCGTTCACTGAGGAGCGAGCCAAATTGGCCAATGCTGACCAGTTCTACGTTCTCCTCCTGGACATTCCCTG CTACCAGCTGCGGGTGGAGTGCATGATGCTCTGTGAGGGAACAGCCATTGTACTGGACATGGTGCGGCCCAAGGCCCAGCTGATGCTCACCGCCTGTGAGA GCCTGCTCACCAGCCAGCGGCTGCCTGTCTTCTGTCAGCTGATCCTCAAAATTGGGAATTTCCTCAACTAT GGCAGCCACACAGGAGATGCAGATGGTTTCAAGATTAGCACTTTGCTGAAGCTCACAGAAACCAAGTCCCAGCAGAGTCGCGTGACGCTGCTGCACCACGTGCTGGAG GAAGTGGAGAAGAGCCACCCGGACCTCCTACAGCTGTCCCGGGACCTGGAGCCGCCCTCTCAAGCTGCAGG AATCAACTTGGAGATCATCCACTCAGAGGCCAGTGCCAACCTGAAGACACTTCTAGAAGCGGAGCGGAAAGTGTCCTCTTCAATCCCTGAGGTGCAGAAGCAGTATGCTGAGCGCCTCCAG ACCAGCATTGAGGCCTCTCGGGCGCTGGACAAGGTGTTTGAGGCCATTGAGGAAAAGAAGCTGGAGCTGGCTGACTACCTGTGCGAAGATCCCCAGAAGCTGTCGCTAGAGGACACGTTCAGCACCATGAAGACCTTCCGAGACCTCTTCACCCGTGCCCTGAAG GAGAATAAGGACCGGAAGGAACAGATGGCCAAAGCGGAGAGGAGAAAACGGCAGTTGGCGGAGGAGGAGGCACGGAGACCGAGGGGCGAGGACGGGAAACCTG TCAGGAAGGGTCCCGGGAAGCAAGAAGAGGTGTGTGTCATTGATGCCCTACTGGCCGACATCAGGAAGGGCTTCCAGCTACGGAAGACAGCCCGTGGCCGGGCAGACGCTGAAGCAAGCGGCAGAGTGGCCCCAGCAGATCCTCCAAAGGCCGCGGAGCCTG CAGCTGCCAGCCACCCTACCCAGGGCACAAGCCCCACTGCCTCAGAGCCAAGCTCGGATGCCACAGCTGCTGGCGAGCCCCAGGGCTGGGACCTTGTGGACGCCGTAACCCCCAGTCCCCAGCCCTCCAAGGAGGAAGACGGTCCTCTAGCCCTGGAGAGGCGCTCCTCCTGGTATGTGGACGCCAGCGACTTCCTGGATGCTGAAGATAGCCCGGACGCCCAGCCCTCTGAGGGGGTCTGGCCAGTGACTCTGGGAGCCGGTCAAGCTCTGAAGCCCCTCGAGTTCTCGAGCAATAAGCCTCCTGGAGTCAAGAGTTCACACCAAGACGCCACGGATCCTGAAGCCTTGTGGGGTGTCCACCGATCTGAGGCTGACAGCACCGGTGAGGGACCAGAGGATGCGGCTGGGCGAGGGCAGAGCACCCGCCTCCCCCACACAGgccctggggaggaggaggatgaagaagacaCAGCTCCAGAGTCTGCACTTGACACGTCCCTGGACAGGTCCTTCTCTGAGGATGCAGTGACAGATTCCTCAGGCTCTGGCACCCTCCCCAGGGTCCAAGGCCGGTTCTCAAAGGGGACAAGCAAGCAAAGGAAGAAACGTCCCTCAAGGAACCAAGAAG AATTTGTCCCTGATTCTGATGATATTAAGTCAAAAAGGCTGTGTGTGATCCAGTGA
- the Inf2 gene encoding inverted formin-2 isoform X5, whose protein sequence is MDPLSLEFDKMSVKEGAQRKWAALKEKLGPQDSDPTEANLESAEPELCIRLLQMPSVVNYSGLRKRLESSDGGWMVQFLEQSGLDLLLEALARLSGRGVARISDALLQLTCISCVRAVMNSQQGIEYILSNQGYVRQLSQALDTSNVMVKKQVFELLAALCIYSPEGHALTLDALDHYRTVCSQQYRFSVIINELSDSDNVPYVVTLLSVINAIILGPEDLRTRAQLRSEFIGLQLLDILTRLRDLEDADLLIQLEAFEEVKAEDEEELQRVSDGIDMNSHQEVFASLFHKVSCSPASAQLLSVLQGLLHLEPAGRSGQLLWEALENLVNRAVLLASDAQVRTLEEVVERLLSIKGRPRPSPLDKAHKSVQTNLLQSQGSSSPNITTPTAEMEGQQSRLASPCQRGGSIQSSSTDIAPQPAALEQWIAASPLPTPPLSSSTPVPPPPPPPLPGPGVTSPTPPPPPPLPPPLPGSGTLSPPPPPPLPPHLPGSGVVSLPPPPPPLPGSGAISPPAPPPLPSLPDSHRIQPPPPPPLPGMCPVPPPPPLPSAGQVPPPPPLPGFSVPSTMGGVEEIIVAQVDCGLGSAWVPSHRRVNPPTLRMKKLNWQKLPSNVARERNSMWATLSSPCTAEVEPDFSSIEQLFSFPLAKPKEPCAAPARKEPKEVTFLDSKKSLNLNIFLKQFKCSNEDVTSMIRAGDTSKFDVEVLKQLLKLLPEKHEIENLRAFTEERAKLANADQFYVLLLDIPCYQLRVECMMLCEGTAIVLDMVRPKAQLMLTACESLLTSQRLPVFCQLILKIGNFLNYGSHTGDADGFKISTLLKLTETKSQQSRVTLLHHVLEEVEKSHPDLLQLSRDLEPPSQAAGINLEIIHSEASANLKTLLEAERKVSSSIPEVQKQYAERLQTSIEASRALDKVFEAIEEKKLELADYLCEDPQKLSLEDTFSTMKTFRDLFTRALKENKDRKEQMAKAERRKRQLAEEEARRPRGEDGKPVRKGPGKQEEVCVIDALLADIRKGFQLRKTARGRADAEASGRVAPADPPKAAEPAAASHPTQGTSPTASEPSSDATAAGEPQGWDLVDAVTPSPQPSKEEDGPLALERRSSWYVDASDFLDAEDSPDAQPSEGVWPVTLGAGQALKPLEFSSNKPPGVKSSHQDATDPEALWGVHRSEADSTGEGPEDAAGRGQSTRLPHTGPGEEEDEEDTAPESALDTSLDRSFSEDAVTDSSGSGTLPRVQGRFSKGTSKQRKKRPSRNQEGLRSRPKAK, encoded by the exons ATGGATCCCCTATCATTGGAG TTTGACAAGATGTCCGTGAAGGAAGGAGCCCAGCGCAAGTGGGCGGCGCTGAAGGAGAAGCTGGGGCCGCAGGACTCAGACCCCACGGAGGCCAACCTGGAGAGTGCCGAGCCTGAGCTGTGCATCCGGCTGCTGCAGATGCCCTCGGTGGTCAACTACTCGGGCCTGCGCAAGCGCCTGGAGAGCAGCGATGGCGGCTGGATGGTGCAGTTCCTGGAGCAGAGCGGCCTGGACCTGCTGCTGGAGGCGCTGGCACGGCTGTCGGGGCGTGGCGTGGCCCGCATCTCGGATGCCCTGCTGCAGCTCACCTGCATCAGCTGCGTGCGTGCAGTCATGAATTCGCAGCAGGGCATCGAGTACATCCTCAGCAACCAGGGCTACGTGCGCCAGCTCTCGCAGG CCCTGGACACCTCCAATGTAATGGTCAAGAAGCAGGTGTTTGAGCTGCTGGCTGCTCTGTGCATCTATTCACCCGAGGGCCATGCACTGACGCTCGATGCCCTGGACCATTACAGG ACGGTGTGCAGCCAGCAGTACCGCTTCAGCGTCATCATAAACGAGCTCTCAGACAGTGACAACGTGCCCTATGTGGTGACCCTGCTGAGTGTGATCAACGCCATCATTCTGGGTCCTGAGGACCTCCGCACTCGTGCCCAGCTGCGGAGTGAGTTCATTG GGCTACAGCTGCTGGACATTCTGACCCGGCTACG CGACTTGGAGGATGCGGATCTGCTGATCCAGCTGGAAGCCTTCGAAGAGGTCAAAGCAGAGGACGAGGAGGAGCTGCAGCGGGTTAGCGACGGGATTGACATGAACAGCCACCAGGAAGTCTTTGCCTCCCTGTTCCACAAG GTGAGCTGCTCCCCGGCGTCGGCCCAGCTGCTGTCAGTGCTGCAGGGTCTCTTGCACCTGGAGCCCGCAGGCCGCTCAGGCCAACTGCTCTGGGAGGCCCTGGAGAACCTGGTGAACCGGGCTGTGCTCCTGGCCAGCGACG CCCAGGTTCGCACCCTGGAGGAGGTGGTCGAGCGACTGCTGTCCATCAAAGGGCGGCCCCGGCCGAGCCCGCTGGATAAGGCCCACAAGAGTGTCCAGACCAACTTACTCCAGAGTCAGGGCagttcctccccaaacatcactACTCCCACAGCTGAAATGGAAGGCCAGCAGTCACGACTGGCTTCTCCCTGCCAACGTGGAGGCAGCATCCAGAGCTCCAGCACTGACATAGCTCCACAGCCCGCAGCCCTTGAGCAGTGGATAGCAGCCTCACCCCTACCTACCCCGccactctccagctccacccctgtgccccctccacccccacctcccctgccAGGCCCAGGGGTCACATCTCCcactccccctccacccccacccttgcCACCCCCTTTACCAGGCTCAGGGACCTtgtcaccccctccccctccccctttgccACCCCATTTGCCAGGTTCAGGGGTTGtatctctccctccacccccacctcccctacCAGGTTCAGGGGCTATATCTCCCCCAGCACCTCCGCCACTTCCATCTCTGCCTGACTCCCACAGGATccagcccccgcccccacccccactccccggcATGTGCCcagttcctccccctcccccactacctAGCGCAGGCCAggtccctccacctcctcccctgCCTGGTTTCTCTGTCCCCTCCACGATGGGCGGTGTGGAGGAGATCATTGTGGCCCAGGTCGACTGCGGCCTGGGCTCGGCCTGGGTCCCCAGTCACCGCAGAGTGAACCCACCCACACTGCGAATGAAGAAGCTGAACTGGCAGAAGTTGCCATCCAATGTGGCACGAG AGCGCAACTCCATGTGGGCCACCCTGAGCAGCCCCTGCACAGCCGAGGTGGAACCTGACTTCTCCAGCATTGAGCagctcttctccttccccttggcTAAGCCCAAGGAGCCCTGTGCTGCCCCCGCCAGGAAGGAACCCAAAGAG GTCACTTTTCTGGACTCCAAGAAGAGCCTGAACCTCAACATCTTCCTGAAGCAATTTAAATG TTCCAATGAAGACGTCACCAGCATGATCCGGGCTGGAGACACAAGCAAGTTCGATGTGGAGGTTCTCAAACAGCTCCTAAAGCTCCTTCCAGAGAAGCACGAG ATTGAGAACCTACGGGCGTTCACTGAGGAGCGAGCCAAATTGGCCAATGCTGACCAGTTCTACGTTCTCCTCCTGGACATTCCCTG CTACCAGCTGCGGGTGGAGTGCATGATGCTCTGTGAGGGAACAGCCATTGTACTGGACATGGTGCGGCCCAAGGCCCAGCTGATGCTCACCGCCTGTGAGA GCCTGCTCACCAGCCAGCGGCTGCCTGTCTTCTGTCAGCTGATCCTCAAAATTGGGAATTTCCTCAACTAT GGCAGCCACACAGGAGATGCAGATGGTTTCAAGATTAGCACTTTGCTGAAGCTCACAGAAACCAAGTCCCAGCAGAGTCGCGTGACGCTGCTGCACCACGTGCTGGAG GAAGTGGAGAAGAGCCACCCGGACCTCCTACAGCTGTCCCGGGACCTGGAGCCGCCCTCTCAAGCTGCAGG AATCAACTTGGAGATCATCCACTCAGAGGCCAGTGCCAACCTGAAGACACTTCTAGAAGCGGAGCGGAAAGTGTCCTCTTCAATCCCTGAGGTGCAGAAGCAGTATGCTGAGCGCCTCCAG ACCAGCATTGAGGCCTCTCGGGCGCTGGACAAGGTGTTTGAGGCCATTGAGGAAAAGAAGCTGGAGCTGGCTGACTACCTGTGCGAAGATCCCCAGAAGCTGTCGCTAGAGGACACGTTCAGCACCATGAAGACCTTCCGAGACCTCTTCACCCGTGCCCTGAAG GAGAATAAGGACCGGAAGGAACAGATGGCCAAAGCGGAGAGGAGAAAACGGCAGTTGGCGGAGGAGGAGGCACGGAGACCGAGGGGCGAGGACGGGAAACCTG TCAGGAAGGGTCCCGGGAAGCAAGAAGAGGTGTGTGTCATTGATGCCCTACTGGCCGACATCAGGAAGGGCTTCCAGCTACGGAAGACAGCCCGTGGCCGGGCAGACGCTGAAGCAAGCGGCAGAGTGGCCCCAGCAGATCCTCCAAAGGCCGCGGAGCCTG CAGCTGCCAGCCACCCTACCCAGGGCACAAGCCCCACTGCCTCAGAGCCAAGCTCGGATGCCACAGCTGCTGGCGAGCCCCAGGGCTGGGACCTTGTGGACGCCGTAACCCCCAGTCCCCAGCCCTCCAAGGAGGAAGACGGTCCTCTAGCCCTGGAGAGGCGCTCCTCCTGGTATGTGGACGCCAGCGACTTCCTGGATGCTGAAGATAGCCCGGACGCCCAGCCCTCTGAGGGGGTCTGGCCAGTGACTCTGGGAGCCGGTCAAGCTCTGAAGCCCCTCGAGTTCTCGAGCAATAAGCCTCCTGGAGTCAAGAGTTCACACCAAGACGCCACGGATCCTGAAGCCTTGTGGGGTGTCCACCGATCTGAGGCTGACAGCACCGGTGAGGGACCAGAGGATGCGGCTGGGCGAGGGCAGAGCACCCGCCTCCCCCACACAGgccctggggaggaggaggatgaagaagacaCAGCTCCAGAGTCTGCACTTGACACGTCCCTGGACAGGTCCTTCTCTGAGGATGCAGTGACAGATTCCTCAGGCTCTGGCACCCTCCCCAGGGTCCAAGGCCGGTTCTCAAAGGGGACAAGCAAGCAAAGGAAGAAACGTCCCTCAAGGAACCAAGAAG GCCTCAGGTCCAGGCCCAAAGCCAAGTGA